One window of Quercus robur chromosome 12, dhQueRobu3.1, whole genome shotgun sequence genomic DNA carries:
- the LOC126710263 gene encoding transcription factor bHLH126-like, which produces MPQYQVPDQCLTHQILENDEANTIINKKIMRRDTERQRRKKMAILNASLWSLLPMEMIKGKRSVSDHTNEAMNYITYLKNKIQELSVRRNELKNLSNLSVVVQPCCDGVQILVTTNVNEGLLLSEVLEILLREGLDVVHCFSSRENERLIYSIQSKGNDLGCLDLSGLQQKLNDLILSSRYI; this is translated from the exons ATGCCACAATATCAAGTACCGGATCAATGCCTCACGCATCAAATATTAGAGAATGATGAAGCAAatactattattaataagaagATCATGCGTAGGGACACTGaaagacaaagaagaaagaaaatggccATTCTTAATGCATCACTTTGGTCACTGCTCCCTATGGAAATGATTAAG GGGAAGCGCTCGGTATCTGATCACACAAACGAGGCCATGAACTATATTACATACCTGAAGAATAAGATCCAAGAATTGAGTGTGAGGAGGAATGAGCTtaaaaatttatctaatttgAGTGTTGTAGTCCAACCTTGTTGTGATGGGGTGCAAATTTTAGTAACAACCAATGTCAATGAAGGTTTGCTTCTATCGGAAGTGCTTGAAATCTTGCTCAGAGAAGGACTTGATGTAGTTCACTGTTTTTCGAGTAGAGAAAATGAAAGGTTAATTTACTCTATTCAATCCAAG GGCAATGATTTGGGATGCCTTGATCTATCTGGGCTGCAACAGAAATTGAATGATCTTATCTTATCATCGAGATACATCTGA